Within Polaromonas hydrogenivorans, the genomic segment GAAATTTCTGCTGTCGAGGAAACATCCCTCGATATCCGTGAAGGAGAGCTGCTCGCGCTACTTGGCCCCAGCGGCTGCGGCAAGACGACAACGCTGCGCATGATCGCCGGCTTCATCACTCCGACATCGGGAACGATGCATATCGGAGCACGCGACGTCACGCACGTGCCAGTGCACAAGCGCAACGTCGGCATGGTGTTCCAGGGCTACGCGTTGTTCCCACACCTGACGGTGGCGCAGAACATTGAGTTCGGTCCGCGCCTGCGCCGCTGGGACAAGGCACGCATCGCCAAGCGTGTGAATGAAATGCTGCTTTGGGTGCAACTCGACAAGCATGCCGATCGGCTCCCAAAGGAGTTGTCCGGCGGGCAGCAGCAGCGTGTAGCGCTAGCGCGTGCCATGGCAGCCCAGCCCGAAGTGCTGCTGCTCGATGAGCCCTTCTCGGCGCTCGACGCCAAGCTGAGGAAGCAGATGCGCACAGAGATTCGCGAGTTCCAGCAACAGGCGGGCATCACGTCGGTGTTTGTCACGCATGACCAGGAAGAAGCGATGGCTATTGCCGATCGCATCGGTGTGATGAACCAGGGTCGGCTTGAACAGCTCGGTTCGGCTGAAGACCTGTACCAGCGTCCGGCATCGCGTTTCGTCGCAACCTTCATCGGCAAGTGCAACCTGATCGAAGGGCGCGCCACCGCACCAGGCTGCTTCGAGTCGCTCGATGGTTGCCAGCTGCGCTTTGTCGACGGTGCTGTGCCCCGGATTGCTTCAGCTCTGTGCTTTCGTCCCGAGAATGCCCGTCTCACCCTTGCCGATTGCGGAGATGTCAATGCACTGGACGTGACCTTGAAGTCGACCACTTACCTCGGTCCGGTGATCGAGCATGAGGTGGTGACTGCAGCAGGCGACTTGCTTGTCGTCTCGTCCGCTTCGGTACAAGTAGTTCCTTGTGCCGAGCCAGGGCAGCGGCTGAGTCTGACTTGGCGTGCCGAGGATTGTTTCGTACTCGCTTAGCGCTGTGCTCTGCCGGGCGAACATGAGAACCGGTGCGGATCAGGTGATCCTTTCCCCAAACATTAGGGTTCTTGAGCCTTCTACAAAATGTGTTCAAGGCGTCAGGAAATATCAGGCAAGCAACCCAAAGAAATCCATTATTAACGCGATGTGCAACTTTCAAAATGAAACCAAGCCATCGAGCTGTAGGCCGGTCCGGCCGAGTTGATGGTTGAGAAGAACCCACAGCGTATGGGCCGCGACCTTGCGGTTTATTAACGTCACCGCTATCGGCGCCGGAAATATGGGCGTAGCCTTCGTCAAATAAATTACGCACGCAGGTCATTAGGTCATCAGGTCAACGTGCCCGCACCCGGTTTTGAAAAAGCACGGGCGCTGGCCGCAGCCTACATCGGCACCACGGCCGTGGCCAGCGCCGACAAAGCCGCGCAAGCCAATGTTCGTTTTGCCTGCCGGCATTGGCAAGCTACAACGCCTCGACGGCGACCACCACTCGGTGCACGAGGTACAGCAAAAAAGCCGTTTTCTGTTGGCGTCGAGATCACAGGCAAGGTCACCGTTTTATCAGCCGGTGTCAGGCGCTTTCTTGTTCCCATGCCACCTCTGCCTGCGCCCTGCGCATGATCACTTTCCCGTGGCGGATTGACACGAGCGCATGCCCCTGTGTGCGTAGCACTTCGTAGTCACTATCTGCCGAGAGCAGCACCATATTCGCGGGACGACCAACTTCGATGCCATAACGCTCGCCTAGCGCCATTGCCTTGGCGCTGTGTTCGGTCACGAAGTCCAATCCACGCTGCAGGTCCTCATAGCCCAACATGTGGCAGATGTGCAGCCCTGCGTCCAAAATGCGCAGGATGTTGCCATTGCCCAGCGGGTACCAGGGGTCCACGATGGAATCCTGCGCAAAACATACGTTCAGGCCCGCCCGGTCGAGTTCGGGGACGCGCGTCAGGCCACGGCGTTTGGGGTAGCTGTCAAAACGCCCTTGCAGATGGATGCTTTCCGTCGGGCAACTGATGAAGCTCAGCCCTGCCTGCTTGAGCACCCTAAAGAGCTTGGAGCAGTAGGCGTTGTCGTAAGAGCCCATGGCCGTGGTGTGGCTGGCCGTCACGCGCGCGCCCATGCCGTGCACGCGGGTCACCTCGGCCAGCACTTCCAGGAAGCGCGAATGCGGATCATCTGTTTCGTCGCAGTGCACATCGACCAGGCGATTGTGGCGCTCGGCCAGGTCCAACAGAAAGTGGATGGATGACACCCCTTGGTCACGCGTGTTTTCGAAATGCGGGATGCCGCCGACCACGTCAGCCCCCATCGCGACCGCTTCGCTTATCAACGCGCGGCCGTTGGCATACGACTCGATGCCCTCTTGCGGGAAGGCGACGATCTGCAGGTCGATCAAGGGGCGGGCCTCCTCGCGCACTTCCAGCATGGCTTTGAGCGTGCCCAGGCCAGGTTCGGTGACATCGACATGACTGCGCACATGCTGGATGCCGTGAGCGGCCAGCATGCGGATGGTACGGTGAGCCCGGGATTTGGTGTCCTCACAGGTCACCAGCGCCTTGCGTTCGGCCCAGCGTTCTATGCCTTCAAACAGGGTGCCGCTCAGGTTCCAGCGGGGTTCGCCTGCCGTCAGCGCGGCGTCCAGGTGGATGTGGGGCTCGACCAGCGGGGGGATCACGAGCTTGCCGCCGGCATCGAGCCCATCGCTTGTCGCCTCTGGTTTGGGCAGGGTTCCTTCCTGAGGCTCAATAGCGCTGATCAGGCCGTCAAGCCAGTACAGGGTAAACAGGCCAGGGCGGCCGCGCAGTCGAGCGTTGATGATGTGGTTCATACAGGGGTTCTCATGGTGGGGGTATGGGGGGAGAGTCGCCAGATCATCAGCGCAATGGCAATGTTCAGGCGGTGTTGGGCGTCATTCAGGTCCAGACCGGTCAGGCTCTGAATCTGTTGCATGCGGTAGTTCAAGGTGTTTCGGTGCACGCCCAGGCGCTGGGCGGCGGCCACCAGGTTGCCGTTGGCCTGCGTCCAGGCTTCCAGCGTCTGGGTGAGCGCGGCGTGATGGGCCAAGTCGTGCTGGAGCAACGAGCCCAGGGTGGCGTTGACGAAGCGGTCTAGCAGATTGCGGTCGCGGATAGCTACCAGCAGTTCGAGCACGCCTAGTTCTTCAAAGCAGCACAGGCCCAGTCGTTCCGGGAAAGACTGGGCGGCCATCAACGCCTGGCGGGCTTGCCCGAGTCCGCGCGGCAGGTCCGTGGGCTGAGCGCAGGCGGCACTCAGTCCGGCGAAAACACGAAGTAGCGTGTCGCCCTCGTTGAGCGTGCGCAGCAGTTGTTCGACGATGGCGCGGTTGTAGGCGAGTGCATCAGCGTCGCCCGAAGGCAGCAGGGCGATCCATTGTTCGGCCTGGCTGACCACGGGCAGAGGCTGTCCTAGCGCATTCAGGCAGCTTGTCAGTTGCTGCAGCACGTCCTGTTGGAAAGACTGCAGCAGGGATTCGGCGGTCTCGGGGGCTGACGAGCGAAACAGCGGTGCGGTGCCGGTCAATTGGAGAACCAGCACTTGACGCGGCTGGCGCAGGTCGACAGCCAGGCTGGCGGCACGGTGGGCCAGAACGAGGGTGTCGGCGAGGTTGCCATCAAGCAGTTGCTCGATGAGCTGCTGGCGTGAACTGCCCAGCAGCTGCGCCTGCACAAGAGCCGAGCCGATGGCCTCGGTCACCACGATCAAGGGCAGGGCATAGGGCTGTTCGATCAGTGGCACGCCCAACCGGTCGGCCTCGCTCAGCACGCTCTCAGGAATGTGGCGGATATACAGCGGGCCAGTGAGGATGACCAGTCCGGCACATCGCCGCTCATGCGCTTCGCGCACCAGTTGCCGCAAATTGGCTTCATTGCGGGACTGGTTGATACCGGTGACAAACACCAGTTCGCCGCCAAGCACCCATTCTGCGATCGAATCACTTTCTGCCACATAGGGCCAGCGCACGGTGTGCTGCTCGCCAGCCTGCCCGGCGCGCAGGTGCATGGCCTGGAGCCGGGGCAAGAGCAGGACATCGCGAACGCTCAGGCTCATACGTTGGCACCGTCTGTAACGTCCAGCATCTTGACCAGTACCAAGGCGATGGTCGCCGCCGTGCCCCAGTCGTACCACCTGATCTGAGTGAAGCCTCGCAGAAAGTACGACAGCGTGCTGCCGATTTCACCGAAACAAAAGCGGCCCGTCAGGATCGAATTCAGGCTACTGTGGCAGGCGATTGAGCCCAGCACCGCAGCGTACAGGCCCAGCAGCAGGCTACCGGTGATGCATGCCTCGATCAGGGTTTTAAAGTTGTAAGCCATGCCCATCTTGCTTCCAGCAAACTTAACGACCATGAAGAAGGCGAAGCTGAACAGCAAGATGGACGTGGACATCAGGCC encodes:
- a CDS encoding ABC transporter ATP-binding protein is translated as MAGVTLSRIRKTYGEISAVEETSLDIREGELLALLGPSGCGKTTTLRMIAGFITPTSGTMHIGARDVTHVPVHKRNVGMVFQGYALFPHLTVAQNIEFGPRLRRWDKARIAKRVNEMLLWVQLDKHADRLPKELSGGQQQRVALARAMAAQPEVLLLDEPFSALDAKLRKQMRTEIREFQQQAGITSVFVTHDQEEAMAIADRIGVMNQGRLEQLGSAEDLYQRPASRFVATFIGKCNLIEGRATAPGCFESLDGCQLRFVDGAVPRIASALCFRPENARLTLADCGDVNALDVTLKSTTYLGPVIEHEVVTAAGDLLVVSSASVQVVPCAEPGQRLSLTWRAEDCFVLA
- the codA gene encoding cytosine deaminase; amino-acid sequence: MNHIINARLRGRPGLFTLYWLDGLISAIEPQEGTLPKPEATSDGLDAGGKLVIPPLVEPHIHLDAALTAGEPRWNLSGTLFEGIERWAERKALVTCEDTKSRAHRTIRMLAAHGIQHVRSHVDVTEPGLGTLKAMLEVREEARPLIDLQIVAFPQEGIESYANGRALISEAVAMGADVVGGIPHFENTRDQGVSSIHFLLDLAERHNRLVDVHCDETDDPHSRFLEVLAEVTRVHGMGARVTASHTTAMGSYDNAYCSKLFRVLKQAGLSFISCPTESIHLQGRFDSYPKRRGLTRVPELDRAGLNVCFAQDSIVDPWYPLGNGNILRILDAGLHICHMLGYEDLQRGLDFVTEHSAKAMALGERYGIEVGRPANMVLLSADSDYEVLRTQGHALVSIRHGKVIMRRAQAEVAWEQESA
- a CDS encoding PucR family transcriptional regulator, translating into MSLSVRDVLLLPRLQAMHLRAGQAGEQHTVRWPYVAESDSIAEWVLGGELVFVTGINQSRNEANLRQLVREAHERRCAGLVILTGPLYIRHIPESVLSEADRLGVPLIEQPYALPLIVVTEAIGSALVQAQLLGSSRQQLIEQLLDGNLADTLVLAHRAASLAVDLRQPRQVLVLQLTGTAPLFRSSAPETAESLLQSFQQDVLQQLTSCLNALGQPLPVVSQAEQWIALLPSGDADALAYNRAIVEQLLRTLNEGDTLLRVFAGLSAACAQPTDLPRGLGQARQALMAAQSFPERLGLCCFEELGVLELLVAIRDRNLLDRFVNATLGSLLQHDLAHHAALTQTLEAWTQANGNLVAAAQRLGVHRNTLNYRMQQIQSLTGLDLNDAQHRLNIAIALMIWRLSPHTPTMRTPV